The following nucleotide sequence is from Acidobacteriota bacterium.
CCGCGGAACAGCTTCGGAACGTGGTCAAGGCCCTTGGCCCGCTTCCGGAAAACTCCCCGCCGCTGTGCCTGGACTGCGGCGCTCCGATGCTCGACGTGGATCGCAGGGAGGTCCTGGGCCGGGTGCCGCCCTACACTTTTTTGACCCATCGCCGGTTCTCGTGCTGCGCCTGCTGTGGCAAACTCACCTGGGAGGGGTCCCACCTGGAACGGTTCCGGCGGGACGTGTTGGGGGGCGAACCCGGAGGGGCCGGGATCCGCCCGCCGCCCCGCCCTTTCGACCGGGAGTGATGCATGGCCCATCGTGAACGGCTCAAGGAACTTCTCAAGACGAAGTCCCTGAAAATCGGGGACTTTCTCCTCGCCTCGGGTCGACGCAGCAAGTACTACTTCGACTCCAAGCTGACGACCCTGACCAGTGAAGGGGCCCGCGTCACGGCCACCTGCTTTCTGGAGGTGATCGCCCGTGAGGGGATCCGGGCCGAAGCCATCGGGGGAATGACCCTGGGCGCCGATCCCATCGTGGCGGCCGTGGCGGCCCTGTCCCACGGCGGTCCGACTCCGCTCGACGCCTTCATCGTGCGGAAGGAGCCCAAGGGCCACGGCACCATGCAGTGGATCGAGGGGCCCGTGAAACCCGGCCAGCGGGTCATCATCGTGGACGACGTGGTGACCACCGGAGGGTCCACGCTCAAGGCCATTGAAAAGGCTCAAGAATTCGGTCTGGAGGTGGTGGCCGTCATGGCCCTCCTGGATCGCGAGGAGGGAGGCACGGAGGCCCTGGCCGCCCGGTTCCCCTTCTTTCCCGTCACGAGGCGCACCGAGATCTTCGGAGAGTAGGGGCGGAAACAGACCGGAAGGACGGCGGCGAGGAAATCGCCGGCGGAAGGCTTCAAACGGCCATCACTCCGACTTCTTTTCCGCGGCCTTCGATTCCCAGCATCGCGGCGGCGGACCGCTGGGACGCGGCCACCTCGAGGAGGCCCGAGGACCCCACGAGGGCGAATAGCGGGGCCTCCTGCGAGTAGCCTCCGGAGTCCACGAGGGGCACCTCCTGGCCCGCCACGAGGACCTTGAACCTCGTCCGTCCCGAGACGGAGGCCAATTCGGCCAGGGTCTCGGCCCGCACGTTGGTCAGGAGGTTCCCAAAGCGGTCCACGCCGCAGACTTCCCCCTTCACGAGGGATTCGCCCACCCGCCGGTCCACCGGCACGGGGAGACGGACGAAATCGTCCACCGGGTCCCCGAAGCGGGAGGAGTCGATCCCCTTGGAGAGCCATCCGGCAATGGGCGCGAAGACGTCCCGGCCGTGGAAGGTCTGGCCGATCTTTTTCCGGAAGTAGTGGTCCGCGGTGATGTGGACCACCTTGAAGGCCGCTTCGAACTGGTAGACGAAGGAGAAGATCCCGTTGTCCGGGCCGATGAAATAGCGGTCATCCGTGACCACGAGAATCGGTCTCCGGGAGGTGCCCACCCCGGGATCCACGACGCAGAGGTGGATCGTCCAGGGAGGGAAATCTCGATAGGACCTGTAGAGGGTGAACGCCCCGGAGAAGATATCG
It contains:
- the pyrE gene encoding orotate phosphoribosyltransferase → MAHRERLKELLKTKSLKIGDFLLASGRRSKYYFDSKLTTLTSEGARVTATCFLEVIAREGIRAEAIGGMTLGADPIVAAVAALSHGGPTPLDAFIVRKEPKGHGTMQWIEGPVKPGQRVIIVDDVVTTGGSTLKAIEKAQEFGLEVVAVMALLDREEGGTEALAARFPFFPVTRRTEIFGE
- a CDS encoding SAM-dependent chlorinase/fluorinase; its protein translation is MAAESAPIVTLLTDFGLQDPWVGSLKGVLWSIQPAFRIVDLCHEVPPHDIFSGAFTLYRSYRDFPPWTIHLCVVDPGVGTSRRPILVVTDDRYFIGPDNGIFSFVYQFEAAFKVVHITADHYFRKKIGQTFHGRDVFAPIAGWLSKGIDSSRFGDPVDDFVRLPVPVDRRVGESLVKGEVCGVDRFGNLLTNVRAETLAELASVSGRTRFKVLVAGQEVPLVDSGGYSQEAPLFALVGSSGLLEVAASQRSAAAMLGIEGRGKEVGVMAV